In Zobellia roscoffensis, the following are encoded in one genomic region:
- a CDS encoding alkaline phosphatase D family protein has protein sequence MTSYKFTLLFILFSFCLTAQEINHITHGPILGHVTQNSVRVWGRTASPGTFEVKYKKKEGSDSFKNIPVKTLLADDNTGWVTLTNLSPDTKYTYHLSINGKQSKEGSFRTLPAAADYANEKYNPEGLFNFKFEFGSCASQNPANGIGPSLPTYTTMLDEVKNDINFAVMNGDWLYEEKRDYPASEWRKTQNIQEKEQPDLVTNAPTVVGVWENYKSYLDKADNLAEWHRNVPSYFTFDDHELINDIWGAGTAGRRDRRTVFRDIATAAWYDYLGWADPVIFKQDIHFGKAKFKKNSDILVDSKANFTELDYSEMDNLHVHWGTPTAGVDDIVLDSLHFGNPNSKVYDIVEVINKNKIRIDPPAVANGTGNYSIARKSYSKFTVGNSDFFLLDTKTNRQWHDTQNRDKPGLSLLGKDQLAWLKEEMKNSKADFLFLFSSVPFMIPHVGASGYAMASNKDESWTVFLDEREKLIDFWETLDQPVFVLTGDLHNSFAVKITDQIWEFCSGPHNSVNHRLSDEGGRPKSGLYQFDKREMDIRWSSFVLDDIPRPERLYPHYCVVQLNNVFNNPQKLGDKRWVAYEHPQVIFQFFDGRTGELRYSETVSTKRTKSLKK, from the coding sequence ATGACCTCTTATAAATTCACTTTACTTTTTATACTTTTCTCGTTTTGCCTTACTGCTCAGGAGATAAACCATATTACTCATGGACCAATTCTTGGGCATGTTACCCAAAATTCGGTTCGGGTTTGGGGCAGAACAGCTTCACCAGGAACATTTGAGGTGAAATACAAGAAAAAAGAAGGTTCAGATAGCTTCAAAAACATTCCGGTCAAAACCCTCTTAGCAGATGATAATACAGGTTGGGTAACCTTAACCAATTTATCTCCTGACACGAAGTACACCTATCATCTGTCTATCAACGGAAAACAAAGTAAAGAAGGTAGTTTTAGAACGTTACCTGCTGCGGCTGACTATGCCAACGAAAAATATAATCCTGAAGGTCTCTTTAATTTTAAATTCGAGTTTGGTTCTTGTGCAAGTCAGAATCCGGCTAATGGCATTGGTCCAAGTCTACCCACCTACACTACCATGTTGGACGAGGTCAAAAACGATATCAACTTTGCGGTTATGAATGGCGATTGGCTGTACGAGGAAAAAAGAGACTACCCTGCTTCTGAGTGGCGCAAGACTCAAAACATTCAAGAAAAAGAGCAGCCAGACCTTGTTACCAATGCCCCTACGGTAGTTGGGGTTTGGGAGAATTACAAATCGTATTTAGATAAAGCGGACAATCTAGCAGAATGGCACAGAAATGTCCCTTCATATTTCACTTTTGACGACCATGAGCTCATCAATGATATCTGGGGTGCAGGCACCGCTGGCAGAAGGGATAGAAGAACTGTTTTTAGAGATATTGCCACAGCCGCTTGGTATGATTATTTGGGATGGGCCGATCCCGTAATATTTAAACAGGACATACATTTTGGAAAGGCAAAATTCAAAAAAAACTCTGATATTTTAGTGGATTCGAAAGCCAATTTTACTGAACTTGATTATTCAGAAATGGATAATCTTCATGTACATTGGGGAACGCCAACAGCTGGTGTAGATGATATTGTTTTGGACTCCCTTCATTTTGGGAACCCGAATTCAAAAGTATATGACATTGTAGAAGTCATCAACAAAAATAAAATCCGCATTGACCCACCTGCGGTTGCCAATGGCACGGGTAATTATTCCATCGCCCGGAAATCATACTCCAAATTTACGGTAGGAAACAGTGACTTTTTTCTTCTAGACACCAAGACCAACCGCCAATGGCACGATACTCAGAACAGAGATAAACCTGGACTTAGTTTGCTAGGCAAAGACCAATTGGCATGGTTAAAAGAGGAAATGAAAAACAGTAAAGCAGATTTCTTATTCCTATTTTCATCAGTACCTTTTATGATTCCCCATGTAGGTGCAAGTGGTTACGCCATGGCCAGTAACAAAGATGAATCATGGACCGTTTTTCTTGATGAACGCGAGAAACTTATAGATTTCTGGGAAACTTTAGATCAACCGGTATTTGTTCTTACAGGCGATCTTCACAATAGTTTTGCTGTAAAAATTACGGACCAAATTTGGGAGTTCTGCTCAGGACCACACAATTCGGTTAACCACAGGTTATCTGATGAAGGAGGCCGTCCAAAATCGGGTTTATATCAATTTGACAAAAGAGAAATGGACATTCGTTGGTCCAGCTTTGTATTAGATGACATTCCTAGACCCGAACGTCTTTATCCTCACTATTGCGTGGTACAGCTTAACAATGTATTCAATAACCCTCAAAAATTAGGCGACAAACGTTGGGTTGCCTATGAACATCCGCAGGTAATTTTTCAGTTTTTCGATGGAAGAACCGGAGAACTACGCTATTCAGAAACCGTATCAACCAAAAGAACCAAAAGCTTAAAAAAATGA
- a CDS encoding sulfatase-like hydrolase/transferase: MKNRFQYVFFFSLLTLSGYAQKTNQNSEDKRPNVILIMVDDLGYEGIGSYGGTSYNTPNIDKLAATGMQFNQAYAQPLCTPTRVKLMTGLYNFRNWEAFGILNPKQKTFGHIMQDAGYATCMVGKWQLQSYDPPGYPGGEHRRGIGMKVEDAGFDEYSMFHAFHTEDKGSRFANPTIYQNGKFLEGTDGKYGPDIFSDYLNDFVGRQNDKPFFVYYPMALTHGPFNPTPNSDDWKYAEKRLDDETVYFKDMVEYLDKIIGEIVNNLEKKGLREDTLLMLYSDNGTHQTIFSKMGDRMVQGGKGLTTEAGIKVPFIANWPGHIKEGSASNEFIDAIDFMPTILEATNTPTPAGFESDGESFLPVLKGEPVERRDWVFMSYDPKPGWDKKQFAPAEFVLNENYKLYGDGRFYNTKNDVLEKEPLAVDKLSSQEKELKEKFQTVLNSLRKYPTYGWVERLAPEFDSLVSTHARIELVAEGFNWSEGPVWLPKEQKLIFSDVPENKIYEWDNLDGLSLYMAPSGDTGIEKGSNGKGSNGLILNPEGGLILCQVGDRRISKLTSLTDSLHPKFEPVITNFKGNKFNSPNDMDYDQDGNLYFTDPSFGLGDGKSDIGFNGVYFYGKNKELVLLDDAIKAPNGIAVSNDNKTLYVADSFKEQPKILAYDIVGNGKVSNKRIFFDATKLREASISKQSPDGMKIDDKGNIFLAGPDGVLVISPKGKHLGTIRTDKNTGNCEFSDDGRYLFITADNYLLRVNLRPYSK; this comes from the coding sequence ATGAAAAACAGATTTCAGTATGTATTCTTCTTTTCTCTGCTGACACTTTCTGGTTACGCCCAAAAGACCAACCAGAATAGTGAGGACAAAAGGCCCAATGTAATTCTAATTATGGTGGATGACCTTGGCTATGAAGGAATTGGTAGTTACGGCGGAACTTCGTACAACACACCAAATATTGACAAGCTTGCCGCAACAGGCATGCAATTCAACCAAGCATACGCCCAACCCCTATGTACGCCTACTCGAGTAAAACTTATGACTGGGCTGTACAATTTTAGGAATTGGGAAGCCTTTGGAATTTTGAATCCAAAACAAAAAACATTTGGCCACATCATGCAAGATGCCGGTTATGCCACGTGCATGGTGGGTAAATGGCAATTGCAAAGTTATGACCCGCCTGGTTATCCCGGAGGTGAGCACAGAAGGGGAATTGGCATGAAAGTAGAAGATGCTGGTTTTGATGAATACAGCATGTTTCACGCCTTCCACACAGAAGATAAAGGCTCCCGATTTGCCAACCCCACAATTTACCAAAACGGCAAATTCTTGGAAGGTACTGACGGTAAATACGGTCCAGACATATTTTCTGATTATTTAAATGACTTCGTAGGCCGTCAAAATGACAAACCATTTTTTGTGTATTATCCAATGGCGTTAACGCACGGTCCGTTCAACCCAACCCCTAATAGCGATGATTGGAAATATGCCGAAAAAAGACTTGATGACGAGACGGTATATTTCAAAGATATGGTGGAGTATCTAGATAAGATTATTGGAGAGATTGTAAATAACCTTGAGAAAAAGGGGCTTCGTGAAGACACACTTTTAATGCTCTATTCCGATAATGGAACACACCAAACTATATTTTCCAAAATGGGAGATCGAATGGTTCAAGGTGGTAAAGGTTTAACAACAGAAGCTGGTATTAAAGTTCCGTTTATTGCAAATTGGCCCGGTCATATAAAAGAAGGCAGCGCATCAAATGAGTTTATTGATGCCATAGATTTTATGCCCACTATTCTTGAAGCCACAAACACTCCGACCCCTGCCGGTTTTGAGTCCGACGGCGAAAGTTTTTTACCGGTCTTAAAAGGAGAACCTGTTGAACGCAGGGATTGGGTTTTTATGAGCTATGACCCTAAACCGGGTTGGGACAAAAAGCAATTTGCGCCAGCAGAATTTGTTCTAAACGAAAACTACAAGCTTTATGGAGATGGTAGGTTTTACAATACCAAAAATGATGTTTTAGAAAAGGAACCCTTAGCGGTAGACAAACTATCTTCTCAGGAGAAAGAACTAAAAGAAAAATTTCAAACGGTATTAAATTCTTTAAGAAAATATCCAACATACGGATGGGTCGAGCGTCTGGCTCCTGAGTTTGATTCATTGGTTTCAACACATGCCCGCATTGAATTGGTAGCAGAAGGTTTTAATTGGTCCGAAGGTCCTGTATGGCTACCAAAAGAGCAGAAACTTATCTTTTCCGATGTTCCGGAAAACAAAATCTATGAATGGGATAATTTAGACGGATTAAGTTTATATATGGCTCCTTCCGGTGATACGGGTATCGAAAAAGGTAGTAACGGCAAAGGTTCCAACGGACTTATTCTTAACCCAGAAGGGGGATTAATACTGTGCCAAGTAGGCGACCGTAGAATTAGTAAACTCACAAGTTTGACGGATTCTCTTCACCCTAAATTTGAACCCGTCATTACCAATTTTAAGGGTAACAAGTTCAACTCGCCTAACGATATGGATTATGACCAAGATGGAAATCTATATTTTACCGACCCTTCTTTTGGTTTAGGTGATGGCAAAAGTGACATTGGTTTCAACGGAGTCTATTTTTATGGGAAAAACAAAGAATTAGTTCTTTTGGATGACGCTATAAAAGCTCCTAACGGTATTGCCGTATCCAACGACAATAAGACTTTATATGTTGCTGATTCTTTTAAGGAACAACCTAAAATCTTAGCATACGACATTGTTGGGAATGGAAAGGTATCCAACAAAAGAATATTTTTTGATGCTACTAAATTACGTGAAGCAAGTATTAGCAAACAATCTCCGGACGGAATGAAGATTGATGACAAGGGTAATATTTTCTTAGCGGGGCCTGATGGTGTTTTGGTTATTTCTCCCAAAGGCAAGCATTTAGGAACTATCAGAACCGATAAAAATACAGGTAATTGTGAATTTAGTGATGATGGCAGATACCTATTCATTACTGCAGATAATTATCTTTTAAGAGTAAACCTTAGACCATATTCCAAATAA
- a CDS encoding sulfatase family protein codes for MLKNQNLHLILIALLFVCSCAEKKKEETKVTEERPNIVFIIADDMAWDDSGAYGHPNIKTPNIDQLAADGMRFDNAFLTASSCSPSRTSIITGLYPHNTDAEQLHWPLPTSKVTFVEELKKSGYWTAQAGKWHLGDSIKTRFDLVKDVGTHGFQLSPTGEKTKQMGDGSGCEEWIPVLKQRPKNQPFFLWLAAVDPHRPYTEDIIENPHALEDVVLPPYFPDTKEVREDFTHYYNEITRLDNYVGEVVAELDRQGISDNTMILFISDNGRPFPRDKTTLYDGGIKTPWIVKWPNEVESNSVNTNLVSSIDIAPTFLKLAGLDALPSFEGEDFSPLLDDIKTKTRDIIYAEDHWHDYEDYTRAVRSEEFKYIRNFYTDLPNTPSADAFIGGTFKSMQALKDKGKLNEAQMACFITPRQEEELYDVVNDPYELKNLARDPAHQNTLKTLRAEMNNIRKASKDSLPDFRTPDEFDRETGKSNSFRKRPRPSKVEMEKIIRAMK; via the coding sequence ATGTTAAAAAACCAAAATTTACACCTGATTTTAATAGCTCTTCTATTTGTTTGCTCTTGTGCAGAGAAGAAAAAAGAAGAAACAAAAGTTACTGAGGAACGCCCTAATATCGTTTTTATAATTGCCGATGATATGGCCTGGGACGATAGCGGTGCCTATGGGCATCCAAACATCAAAACTCCTAATATAGACCAATTGGCTGCAGACGGTATGCGTTTTGACAATGCATTCTTAACGGCAAGCTCATGCAGTCCAAGTAGGACGAGTATCATAACTGGCCTATATCCTCATAATACGGATGCAGAGCAGCTACATTGGCCTTTACCCACAAGTAAAGTGACGTTTGTAGAAGAGTTGAAAAAATCTGGATACTGGACCGCTCAAGCAGGAAAATGGCATTTAGGAGACTCGATAAAAACACGTTTTGATTTGGTAAAAGATGTGGGTACACACGGTTTTCAGTTATCGCCAACCGGAGAAAAAACCAAACAAATGGGAGATGGTAGTGGTTGCGAAGAATGGATACCTGTTCTTAAACAAAGACCAAAAAATCAACCTTTCTTCTTATGGTTAGCTGCCGTAGACCCTCACAGACCCTATACCGAAGATATTATAGAGAATCCCCATGCTTTGGAAGATGTAGTACTGCCCCCCTATTTTCCTGACACCAAAGAGGTACGTGAAGATTTTACGCATTATTATAATGAGATTACCCGTCTAGATAATTATGTTGGCGAAGTAGTTGCGGAGTTGGACAGACAAGGAATTTCGGATAATACAATGATTCTATTCATAAGTGATAATGGCAGACCTTTTCCTCGCGACAAGACTACACTTTACGACGGTGGCATAAAAACTCCATGGATTGTGAAATGGCCAAATGAAGTAGAATCCAATTCCGTTAACACCAACTTGGTAAGCTCTATAGATATAGCTCCAACTTTCTTAAAACTGGCAGGTTTGGATGCCTTACCAAGCTTTGAAGGTGAAGACTTTTCGCCTTTGTTAGACGATATAAAAACCAAAACAAGAGATATTATATATGCCGAAGATCACTGGCATGATTATGAAGACTACACCCGTGCCGTACGTTCCGAAGAATTTAAATACATACGAAACTTTTACACAGATTTACCGAATACACCTTCGGCAGATGCGTTTATTGGCGGTACCTTTAAATCTATGCAAGCATTAAAGGACAAAGGCAAACTTAACGAAGCCCAAATGGCTTGCTTTATTACGCCTAGACAGGAAGAAGAACTATACGATGTGGTTAACGACCCCTACGAGCTTAAAAACCTTGCACGAGACCCAGCGCATCAAAATACATTAAAGACATTACGTGCAGAAATGAATAATATTCGTAAAGCCTCTAAGGATAGCCTACCGGATTTTAGAACTCCAGATGAGTTTGACCGTGAAACAGGCAAATCAAATTCATTCAGAAAAAGACCACGACCTTCTAAAGTTGAAATGGAGAAAATCATACGGGCAATGAAATAA
- a CDS encoding helix-turn-helix domain-containing protein, protein MQLNERIEQEIVSKIKDSDTFKNAPTSRGLLQYLYEATKNGAHLKETVIELEFFKNNLSEEKNNPRVRVNIYNLRKKLTAYYETEGDTDGWQLKIDKGQYKVRFVKKRAPVGRLNKISWSQLFPYGLLLVALVALLLTNMTPKSPLLWQSFLDSGKSTNLILGDHFGAIGETITGEKGWSRDFEINSVDEFYDLLERKPELKGVLHPSKYSYTTRMAAMATQQLQQFFQEYDKEFSIRFSTQTTLPEIKGGNAIYAGPVKNENQFIRFFNDANPHFNLTARTLELSNHPTLKDTLLTFGGSLVDQEYAIVSKYPSIGNSDHFVFFSQHDIGVSATVEYFTNNDSLQKFEKKYLKGKKYFTALFKVKGQHRVNTDLHLEMVVGF, encoded by the coding sequence ATGCAGCTGAACGAAAGGATTGAACAAGAAATCGTTTCTAAAATAAAGGATAGTGATACCTTTAAGAATGCACCCACTAGTAGGGGGCTACTGCAATATCTCTATGAAGCTACTAAAAATGGAGCGCATTTAAAGGAGACTGTAATTGAACTAGAGTTCTTTAAAAATAATCTATCCGAAGAGAAAAATAATCCTAGGGTCAGGGTCAATATTTATAATCTTAGAAAAAAGTTGACGGCCTATTACGAAACAGAAGGCGATACAGATGGATGGCAATTAAAAATTGATAAAGGACAGTACAAAGTTCGTTTTGTTAAGAAACGAGCTCCAGTTGGTAGATTAAATAAGATCAGTTGGTCACAATTGTTTCCCTATGGTCTTTTGCTTGTGGCACTTGTAGCTTTGTTGCTTACAAATATGACTCCGAAATCACCCCTGTTATGGCAGTCTTTTTTGGATTCGGGAAAATCTACCAACCTCATTCTGGGCGACCATTTTGGAGCCATAGGAGAAACCATCACAGGAGAGAAGGGTTGGAGCCGGGATTTTGAAATTAACTCGGTTGATGAATTTTACGATTTACTGGAACGAAAACCAGAGTTGAAAGGAGTGCTTCACCCTTCAAAATATAGTTACACTACCCGCATGGCTGCTATGGCCACACAACAACTACAACAGTTTTTTCAAGAATACGATAAAGAGTTTTCAATTCGGTTTTCTACACAAACTACATTGCCTGAAATTAAAGGAGGCAATGCTATCTATGCGGGGCCAGTGAAAAATGAAAATCAGTTTATCCGCTTTTTTAATGATGCAAATCCTCACTTTAATTTAACTGCAAGAACTTTAGAACTATCAAATCATCCAACCTTAAAAGATACCTTGCTTACTTTTGGAGGTTCTTTGGTAGATCAAGAATATGCCATTGTATCCAAGTATCCGAGTATTGGTAATTCGGATCATTTTGTTTTCTTTTCGCAGCACGATATTGGTGTGAGTGCAACGGTTGAATATTTCACGAACAATGATAGCCTTCAGAAGTTTGAAAAAAAATATCTAAAGGGTAAGAAGTATTTCACGGCACTATTCAAAGTAAAAGGTCAGCACAGGGTCAATACCGATTTACATCTTGAAATGGTCGTTGGGTTTTAA
- a CDS encoding acyl-CoA dehydrogenase family protein encodes MRPDLFEAPDYYNLDDLLSEEHKLVRDAARQWVKRDVSPIIEEYAQKAEFPKQILGGLAEIGAFGPYIPEEFGGAGLDQISYGLIMQEIERGDSGVRSTASVQSSLVMYPIYTYGTEEQRKKYLPKLASGEMMGCFGLTEPNHGSNPSGMETKFKDMGDHYLLNGAKLWISNSPFADIAVVWAKNEEGRIHGLIVERGMEGFTTPETHNKWSLRASATGELIFDNVKVPKENLLPNKSGLGAPLGCLDSARYGISWGAIGAAMDCYDTALRYAKERVQFGKPIAATQLQQKKLAEMITEITKAQLLALRLGQLKNEGKATSAQISMAKRNNVDMAIKIAREARQVLGGMGITGEYSIMRHMMNLESVITYEGTHDIHLLITGADITGFPAFQ; translated from the coding sequence ATGAGACCTGATTTATTCGAAGCGCCAGACTACTATAATCTTGATGATCTTCTTTCTGAAGAGCACAAATTGGTACGTGATGCCGCTCGCCAGTGGGTAAAAAGAGATGTCTCTCCTATAATTGAGGAATATGCTCAAAAAGCAGAATTTCCTAAGCAAATTTTAGGGGGCTTGGCAGAAATTGGGGCTTTTGGGCCGTACATTCCCGAAGAATTTGGAGGTGCAGGATTAGATCAGATTAGCTACGGACTTATTATGCAAGAAATTGAACGTGGTGATAGTGGTGTGAGATCAACGGCTTCGGTGCAATCATCGTTGGTGATGTATCCAATTTATACCTACGGAACTGAGGAACAACGAAAAAAGTACCTACCTAAGCTGGCTTCAGGTGAAATGATGGGGTGTTTTGGACTTACGGAACCTAATCATGGTTCTAATCCAAGTGGAATGGAAACTAAGTTTAAAGATATGGGAGACCATTATCTTTTAAACGGTGCTAAACTGTGGATTTCTAATTCTCCTTTTGCTGATATTGCTGTGGTATGGGCTAAAAATGAAGAGGGTCGTATTCATGGCCTTATTGTAGAGCGAGGTATGGAAGGATTTACTACTCCGGAAACACATAATAAATGGTCTTTGCGTGCATCCGCTACAGGGGAATTGATATTTGATAACGTAAAAGTACCTAAAGAGAATCTTTTGCCAAATAAGTCTGGGCTCGGTGCTCCGCTTGGTTGTTTAGATTCCGCTAGATATGGTATTTCGTGGGGAGCTATTGGTGCTGCTATGGATTGTTATGATACTGCTCTTAGATACGCAAAGGAACGTGTGCAATTTGGTAAGCCTATTGCAGCAACCCAGTTACAGCAAAAGAAATTGGCTGAGATGATTACTGAAATTACAAAAGCACAACTATTGGCCTTGCGTTTAGGACAATTAAAGAACGAAGGAAAAGCTACTTCTGCGCAGATTTCTATGGCAAAAAGAAACAATGTAGATATGGCTATTAAGATTGCTCGTGAGGCTAGACAAGTGCTGGGAGGAATGGGTATTACGGGTGAGTATAGTATCATGAGGCATATGATGAACCTTGAAAGTGTAATTACTTATGAGGGTACTCACGATATCCATCTGTTGATTACCGGCGCCGATATTACCGGTTTTCCTGCTTTTCAATAA
- a CDS encoding tRNA1(Val) (adenine(37)-N6)-methyltransferase: MKPFKFKQFQIDQDRCAMKVGTDGVLLGAWASIDNNPESILDIGAGTGLIALMMAQRSMADTIDALEIDEDAYEQCVSNFEASDWGDRLFCYHAGLDEFVEEWEDPYDLVISNPPFYSEDVSSGDASRDTARQNQSLPFDELLEGVSKLMAPKGSFATIIPYKEEEWFIEMAATFKLYPKHVTRVKGNSTSDIKRSLLQFGFEEVRLVTDELTIEIARHEYTEAYVALTKDFYLKM; this comes from the coding sequence ATGAAACCGTTCAAATTCAAACAATTCCAGATAGATCAAGACCGTTGTGCTATGAAAGTAGGTACAGATGGGGTGTTATTAGGTGCTTGGGCATCCATAGATAACAATCCTGAATCTATTTTGGATATAGGTGCGGGCACGGGGTTAATTGCCTTAATGATGGCGCAACGTAGTATGGCAGATACTATAGATGCCTTGGAAATTGATGAAGATGCCTATGAACAATGTGTTTCCAACTTTGAAGCTTCGGACTGGGGAGATCGACTTTTTTGCTATCATGCCGGTCTTGATGAGTTTGTTGAAGAATGGGAAGACCCTTATGATTTAGTAATCTCCAACCCGCCATTTTATTCGGAAGATGTTTCCAGTGGAGATGCATCGCGAGATACGGCAAGACAAAACCAATCGCTGCCTTTTGATGAGTTACTGGAAGGCGTATCAAAACTAATGGCTCCAAAAGGTTCGTTCGCTACGATAATTCCTTATAAAGAAGAGGAATGGTTTATAGAAATGGCTGCAACTTTTAAATTGTACCCAAAGCATGTCACTAGAGTTAAAGGTAATTCTACTTCGGATATCAAGCGTAGTTTACTGCAGTTTGGTTTTGAGGAAGTTAGGTTGGTAACAGATGAGTTGACCATTGAAATAGCGAGACATGAATACACGGAGGCCTATGTGGCATTGACTAAAGATTTTTATTTAAAAATGTAA
- a CDS encoding sugar phosphate isomerase/epimerase family protein, whose translation MQNNSKSGRRKFLRNTLTVAAGSTLITPSLFGAPSILKYYKKPNSKFNGVQIGVITYSFRSMEDQSAEATLQYILDCGVNAIELIGDPAETFAGRPENKLDRTVFFGLMKKKRGGNITNDEAKELAEIKAEQAVYNQQVTEWRKNADMKKFEKFRKMYNDAGVDIYAFKPRNTFGKKNSDADIDWGMKTAKVLGASHVTVEHPGDDATTLRLGNFAKKHGIYVAYHGHEQQTPTLWDTALEQSNYNALNLDLGHFVAAGNAAPLDIIKSKHEHIKSMHLKDRQTPAHGKGNLVWGSGDTPLTGALQLIRDKKYNFPGTVELEYDIPKGSNAVAEVQKCISFCENALK comes from the coding sequence ATGCAAAACAACTCAAAATCCGGAAGGCGAAAATTCTTAAGAAATACACTTACGGTAGCAGCAGGCTCAACCCTGATTACACCATCTCTTTTTGGTGCTCCATCTATTTTAAAATATTACAAAAAACCGAACTCTAAATTTAATGGAGTGCAAATAGGCGTTATCACCTATTCATTTAGAAGCATGGAAGACCAAAGCGCAGAAGCCACATTACAATATATTTTAGACTGTGGTGTAAATGCCATTGAACTAATAGGCGACCCTGCAGAGACTTTTGCTGGCAGACCTGAAAACAAATTAGATCGAACCGTATTTTTTGGTTTGATGAAAAAGAAACGGGGAGGAAACATTACCAATGACGAAGCAAAAGAACTCGCAGAAATAAAGGCTGAACAAGCAGTTTACAACCAACAAGTTACCGAATGGCGAAAAAATGCGGATATGAAAAAATTCGAGAAATTTCGCAAAATGTATAATGATGCAGGTGTTGACATTTATGCCTTTAAACCTAGAAATACCTTTGGCAAAAAAAATTCGGACGCTGATATTGATTGGGGTATGAAAACTGCCAAGGTGTTAGGAGCTAGCCATGTTACCGTTGAGCACCCTGGAGACGATGCCACCACACTGAGACTGGGCAATTTTGCCAAAAAACACGGAATTTATGTGGCTTACCATGGTCATGAGCAGCAGACTCCTACCTTATGGGATACCGCATTAGAGCAATCCAACTACAATGCTTTAAATCTAGATTTAGGTCATTTTGTAGCTGCAGGAAATGCAGCTCCCTTAGATATTATAAAGAGTAAGCATGAGCATATTAAAAGCATGCACTTAAAAGACAGACAGACTCCCGCCCATGGCAAAGGCAATCTGGTTTGGGGCAGTGGCGACACGCCACTTACAGGTGCTTTACAACTGATTCGTGATAAGAAGTATAATTTCCCGGGAACGGTTGAGCTTGAATATGATATACCTAAGGGTTCTAACGCCGTAGCAGAAGTTCAAAAATGTATCTCTTTCTGTGAGAATGCGCTAAAATAA
- the rimM gene encoding ribosome maturation factor RimM (Essential for efficient processing of 16S rRNA) encodes MRKEDCFYLGKIVSKYSFKGEVLVKLDADEPEIYENMESVFVLMKGNVLVPFFIDRCRLHKSSLLRIDFEEVKDELAADRIMGHQLYLPLSALPKLEGDKFYFHEVIGFDVLDDTHGNIGKITGVNDTTSQAIFEIEKDGKEILVPIIDQIVKKVDRNNKVVHVSTPEGLVDLYLG; translated from the coding sequence ATGCGTAAGGAAGATTGTTTCTACCTCGGTAAAATCGTTTCTAAATATAGTTTTAAGGGTGAGGTTCTAGTAAAGCTAGATGCCGATGAACCTGAGATTTATGAAAACATGGAATCAGTTTTTGTCTTGATGAAAGGCAATGTACTGGTTCCATTTTTTATTGATAGATGCCGCCTGCATAAATCATCACTTTTACGAATAGATTTTGAAGAGGTAAAAGATGAATTGGCTGCCGACCGGATAATGGGACATCAGCTTTATTTGCCCTTATCTGCGCTTCCTAAGTTGGAAGGCGATAAATTCTACTTTCATGAGGTTATCGGTTTTGATGTACTAGATGACACTCATGGTAATATTGGAAAAATTACCGGAGTAAATGATACTACTTCTCAGGCTATTTTCGAAATTGAAAAAGACGGGAAAGAAATTCTAGTTCCTATAATAGATCAAATCGTGAAGAAGGTTGACCGCAACAATAAGGTTGTTCACGTAAGTACTCCAGAAGGCTTGGTAGACCTATATTTAGGGTAA